The nucleotide sequence TGCGTGGCTCACCGGGCAACGTAGAGAGCAATCGGTAACAAGAACCTATTTGCCTTTTGAAGAACAAGATAAAGAACGCAGTATTGCCAAATATAACCCTATTTTTGACTGGTCCGAAATCGATGTTTGGGCATATATCTTAAAACATCGCATTCCTTATAACAGTTTATATGAACAAGGGTATCCAAGTATTGGCTGTGAGCCTTGTACTCGCCCTGTAAAACAAGAGGAAGATATTCGAGCCGGTCGCTGGTGGTGGGAAAACAAAGACAGCAAAGAGTGCGGATTACATAAATAATTCAACATTTAAATTAAGGAAGAAATCTATGTCAGTAAACAATAAGATTGAAAACGGTCATTTAGATTGGCTTGAAGCAGAATCAATTCATATTATCCGTGAAGTTGTAGCCGAGTGCAGCAATCCTGCTCTGCTCTTTTCGGGCGGTAAAGATTCTGTGGTATTGCTTGCCCTTGCTCGTAAAGCGTTCCAATTAGAAGGGCGTGAATTGGTGCTGCCTTTTCCATTAGTGCATATTGACACAGGTCATAACTATCCAGAAGTGATCCAATTTCGTGATGAGCAAGTCGCAAAATTAAAAGCAAAATTAGTTGTTGGACACGTTGAAAATTCTATTGCGAAAGGCACTGTAGTTTTGCGTAAAGAGACCGATTCTCGCAATGCTGCCCAAGCGGTTACTTTATTAGAAACCATTGAAGCACAAGGATTTGATGCCCTAATGGGTGGAGCTCGACGAGATGAAGAAAAAGCCCGAGCTAAAGAACGAATTTTCTCATTCCGTGATGAATTCGGACAATGGGATCCTAAAGCTCAACGCCCTGAATTGTGGTCTCTCTACAATGCTAAATTGCATAAAGGCGAAAATATGCGTGTATTCCCAATCTCTAACTGGACGGAATTGGACATTTGGCAATATATCGAACGAGAAAATCTTGAACTACCGAGTATTTATTACGCTCACGAACGTGAGGTTGTTGAACGCAATGGTTTATTAGTGCCTGTTACACCACTTACGCCAAAACAGGTAAGCGAAGAAAGTAAGCTCGTTTCGGTGCGTTTCCGTACTGTAGGCGATATTAGTTGTACTTGCCCTGTTGCGAGTACGGCAGCTACTCCTGCTGATATTATCAAAGAAACCGCTGTTGCGGAAATTTCAGAACGTAGTGCAACCCGAATGGACGACAGAACATCTGAATCTGCAATGGAACAACGTAAAAAACAAGGTTATTTCTAATTTAAGATAAGTAAGGAACAAGATATGAGCAATATTAACCAATCTGCCCCACTTCGTTTTATTACTGCAGGGAGTGTTGATGATGGAAAAAGCACTCTCATCGGGCGTTTACTTTATGATAGTAAAGCCCTTTTAAGCGACCAATTATTAAGCCTAAATAAATCAAAAAATAATAATGAGACTATTGATTTTTCAATTTTGCTGATGGTTTGGAAGCTGAACGTGAACAAGGCATTACCATTGACGTTGCCTACCGTTATTTTTCAACGGCAAAACGTAAATTTATTATTGCCGATACGCCCGGACATGAACAATACACACGCAATATGGTAACAGGAGCTTCAACGGCGAATGCAGCGATTGTATTGATTGATGCAACTCGCCTTGACTTTAGCCAGCCAGAGCTAGAGCTATTACCACAGACCAAACGCCATTCAGCCATTTTAAAGCATTTGAACACGCCTCACATTATTGTGGCAGTAAACAAAATGGATCTGTTTGATTTCGATTTTGCAAAATTTCAGGCAATTACGACCGCTTACAACAAACTCGCCACACAACTCGGCTTAAATGATGTAATTTTTGTGCCGGTTTCCGCCCTGCAAGGCGATAACATTGTGCATAAAAGCGAGCGTACTTCGTGGTATGAAGGCGAACCGTTGCTGACTATTCTAGAAAACCTACCGAGTGTCGAGAAAATTTCAGAAAAAGCGGAAGATTTCCATTTCCCTGTTCAGTTAGTCAGCCGCTTAGACCAAGACAAAGCCAATGATTTTCGTGGCTATCAAGGAAGAATTGAAGCTGGTTCAGTACAAGTAGGTGATACGATTCGTATTGAGCCGAATGGCCATACTTCCCAAGTTGCTCAAATTTATACCCCGAATGGTTTAGTTGAACAAGCTACCGTTGGCGAACAAGTAACTATTAGCTTAACTGATGATATTGATATTTCTCGTGGCGATACGCTTGTTGCACAAAATAACGCTATTACGGCTATCAAACAACTTAGTGCAACGGTTTGCTGGTTCGATCATCGTCCGCTTAGCCTTGCTCGTAAATATTTGCTAAAACACACAACCCAAACCGTGTTCGCAAAAGTAATCAGCATCGATTATGTATTGGACGTTAAAACGCTCAGTCGTTCTTCTGAAGCCGATACACTCAACTTAAACGATATTGGCAAAATACAAATTTCATTACAAAAGCCCATCACCACAACCAGTTACGAGCAAAACATTGCAACAGGCTCATTTATTTTAATTGATGAAGCCACTTATCACACTGTGGCTGCGGGTATGATTTTAAATGATTAATTTTCATTAGATAAAGTAACTGTTTTTACTGTGGGGAATATTAAATGACAAACACAACTGACATTCCGTTATCACCCGATTTAGAACATTTAATTCAGGGGCTAGATAACCTTCAATTAGCTTGGCTATCAGGCTATGCTTGGGCAAAAGCAAAAGATGGTAGTAACGATTTTACTGTACCTGTTCAAAATCAAACTAGTGAGGTAGCAAAGGCATTAAAAGTTACGGTGCTTTCAGCTTCACAAACAGGTAATGCAAAATTGGTTGCCAATAAATTAACGGAAACATTGAACACCGCTGGGGTTACTGCGGTACACCATTCACTGAGTAACTATAAAGCTAAAAATATTAGTGATGAAGACATTGTCATTTTAGTTACCTCTACACAAGGAGATGGTGAGCCACCAGAAGAAGGCATGGTACTATATAAATTCCTAAATGGTAAAAAAGCACCAAAATTAGACCGCTTGCAATTTGCCGTGCTTGGTTTAGGTGATAGTTCCTATCCTAATTTCTGCCAAGCAGGTAAGGACTTTGATAGCCAATTAGCTAAATTGGGTGCAAGCCGATTATTAGATCGTACCGATGCCGATTTGGAATTTCAAACCACCACTGACTCTTGGATTGAACATATCACAGCGGTGTTAAAAGAAAAATCGACTCAGAAAAGCGTTGCTATCACATCAAGTACACAAAAAACAGCCGTTGTTAGCTCTAAATTTATGAAAGAAAATCCATTTCCTGCAACATTATTAACCAATCAGAGAATTACGGATTCAACTGCACAGAAAGATGTTCGCCATCTTGAGTTTGATTTATCAGGTTCAAATTTAACCTATCAAGCAGGCGATGCATTAGGCGTGTGGTTTGATAACGATCCTGAATTAGTGCAAGCCTTCTTAAATGCTGTGGGCTTAAATGGCGAAGAAGAGGTGATTGTTGCAGAACAAACAAGAAGTTTACGCTCTGCCTTATTAACCTACTTAGATTTAACCAAAGCATCGCTTCCATTTGTAAAAAGTTATGCTGAATTTGCCAACAACCCAGAATTAACTGACATTGTAGCTGATAATGACAAAGTAGCTAATTTAATAGCAACTCGAGCCATTATTGATATTATCGAGCAATATCCGACAACACTAAAAGCAGAACAATTAGTTAGTCTATTACGTCCACTCACACCTCGTTTATATTCAATTTCCTCATCACAATCAGAAGTGGGTGATGAGGTACATTTAAGCGTGGGAGTCGTGCGATTTGAACATAACGGCAAGGTTCGTTCAGGTGCAGCATCAAGCTATTTGGCAGATCGTGTGGAAGAAGATGGTACAGTTCGTGTTTTCGTAGAACACAACGATAATTTCCGCCTACCGCAAGATAATACCAAGCCGATTATTATGATTGGCTCTGGCACAGGCATTGCCCCATACCGAGCGTTCCTTCAACAACGTGCTAATGATGATGCAAGCGGTCAAAATTGGCTGATTTTTGGCAATCAGCATTTCACGAAAGATTTCCTTTACCAAACAGAATGGCAGCAGTTTAAAAAAGATGGCTACTTGCACAAATATAGTTTTGCGTGGTCTCGTGATCAGGCAGAGAAAATCTATGTGCAGGACAAAATCCGTGAAAACGCAGAAGCTATCTGGGCTTGGTTACAAGAAGGGGCTTATGTTTATGTATGTGGCGATGCCACTCGTATGGCAAAAGATGTGGAACAAGCCTTACTTGATGTGATTGAACAGCAAGGCAAATTCAGCCGTGATGATGCAGAAGAATACCTGAGCGAATTAGCTGAAGCAAAACGCTACCAACGTGATATTTATTAAATTTTTTATCGGAGTAACCTATGACGAAGAAAGAACAAAAAGGCTTAGAGTGGAAAGCTAAACCATTGTCTGACAACGAACGCTTAAAAACCGAAAGTAACTACTTGCGTGGAACGATTTTACAAGATTTAGAAGACCAGCTCAGCGGTGGTTTTACGGGCGATAATTTCCAGCTTATTCGCTTTCACGGTATGTATGAGCAAGACGACCGAGATATTCGTGCCGAGCGTTTGGATCAGAAATTAGAACCGCTCAAATTTATGATGTTGCGTTGCCGTTTACCAGGTGGGATCATCAAACCTGAGCAGTGGATTGAGATTGATAAATTCGCTCGTGAGCATAATCACTATCAGTCTATTCGTTTAACTAACCGCCAGACTTTCCAATATCACGGCGTTCCTAAAACTAAACTACAAGATGTTCATCGCTTGCTACATAAATTAGGTTTAGACTCGATTGCAACAGCGGCTGATATGAACCGTAATGTACTCTGCTCTTCCAACCCGGTGGAATCTGAACTACATCAAGAGGCGTATGAATGGGCAAAACGCATTTCCGAGCATTTACTGCCCCGTACTCGTGGCTATTTAGATGTTTGGATTGATGGTAAAAAAATTGAAAGTTCTGAAGATCTATTAAAACTGCAAGAAGATGAGCCAATTTTAGGTAAAACCTATTTACCTAGAAAATATAAAACTGCTGTCGCTCTACCACCTCTCAATGATGTAGACTTATACAGTAACGATATGAACTTTGTCGGCATTAAAGATGAAAAAACCGGTAAGTTAGCAGGCTTTAATGTGTTAGTTGGCGGTGGGCTTTCGTTTGAACATGGTAACACAAAAACTTACCCGAATATTGCTTTAGAACTTGGTTTTGTACCTGTAGAACATACGCTTAAAGCGGCAGAATGTGTTGTTACAACCCAGCGTGATTTCGGTAACCGAGCTGATCGTAAAAATGCCCGTGTTCGCTATACTGTGCAGAATATGAGCTTAGATGGTTTTAGAGCCGAAGTGGAAGAACGAATGGGCTTTAAGTTCGAGCCAAGCCGTCCGTTTGAATTTACCGAGCGAGGCGACCGTATCGGCTGGGTAAAAGGCATTGACAATAAATGGCACTTAACTTGTTTTGTTGAAAGTGGGCGTTTAGTTGATACCCCTGAATTTCCACTAATGACGGGTATGCTAGAAATTGCCAAAGTGCATAAAGGGGATTTCCGTATCACAGCGAATCAAAATATCATTATTGCAAATGTGGCAAAAGAAGATAAAGCCCAAATTGAAAATATCGCTCGCCAATACGGCTTAATGCGAGACATTACTAAACTGCGTGAAAATGCGATGTCTTGCGTGGCATTCCCAACTTGCCCGTTAGCAATGGCAGAAGCAGAGCGGATTTTACCTGCCTTTATTGATGAGCTGGATAAAATTTTAGCGGATCACAGTGTGTCTGATGAAACCATCGTTACTCGTATTACAGGTTGCCCGAACGGCTGTGGACGTGCGATGTTGGCAGAAATTGGCTTAGTTGGAAAAGCGGTTGGGCGTTACAATCTTCATTTAGGCGGTAACATTGCGGGTACCAGAATTCCCCGTTTGTATCGTGAAAATATCACGCTTACGGAAATACTCAATGAACTTGATCCACTGATCGGGCAATGGGCAAAAGAGCGAGAAACAAACGAAGCCTTTGGTGATTTTGTTATCCGAAAAGGTATTATTACCCCTGTTATCAACCCTGTAGTCGATTTCTGGGACGCTTCCAAAGCAATTATTCCAACTCAAGCGATTTAAAAAAATAAGGGGCTGTATGAATTTTCATACAGCCCCTTACTCATATTTCGTGATTTATTGACCGAGCGAACCTGCTCCCATCATAATTACAAATAATGCCATTTGGATTTCATCTTCAGTTAATTCACGACCATTTAAGATTAATTTCTCATTCTTAATCGATAATTCAATCTTCACGTTATTTTCATCTACTTTTCTTAAGCCATACTGTTCAGCCCCTGCATTGAGAAAAATGGCATCAACTTGTTGTTTGGCAGCGGCTTTTGCCTCTTCTTCACTTAATTTCTCTTTTACCATTGAGATTTGGCGAATAATATCTTCCGCATATTGACGGTTGATATTTGAAGTAAATTTACTCGTTGAAAGTGCTTTTAATACCTCTTGCGTATTACCGATATTTTGCGGATCAATTTGTGCTATATTCAATAATAATGCTAAATCAACTTTACCTTTGCCATTTTCAAGCGAGAAGTTATTAAGATGGAACTTCACCGATTTTGCCAGCAACTGCATTAAAAGCTCTGTTGTTTGCGGATCTTCAAATCCTTCAGGTCTAGATAATAGTGGGGTAATATCATTGGTTAATTTAGCATCGAAATCGTATGCCATATCCATTTTTAACTTACCCATTTCAACACCTTCAATGTTAAAAGATGCTGCCTCTAAATCGCCCGTAGACACTACACGATCACCTTTTAATAAGCTATCGCCTTTAACCACAATATCTTTAATTTGCGATAACTCGCCCTCTTTAGACTTAAATTCAATGGCTTTAACTTTACCGTTACCTTTTCCTAAAGTTAGATGTGGATAGTTTTCATTGTTCTCGGTTTGCATTTCATAAGAAACACCTTGAATTTGCAAATCAAGTTCTTCTGCTGTTACTTTGACATTATCTAACTCAACGCTGCTATCAATTCCTTTCGCTTTTTGGTCATAGCTATATTGCATCTTAATTGGCGTTGTTTCAAGAACACCTGTTTCATCACTATATTTAATTGGAGAAACATCAAAATGCCCTTTCACATCGCCCGAATAGCTGATATTAGCCACACCAGAACCAATATGTTCGCCCATTAATTTTTTAAATGGCTCAGGGGCTTGGAGTTTGCTTTCTGCACTCATCATCACAGGTGCAAGGTTAAGTTTCGCTAAGCGATTAAGTGGTAACGGCCCGTGATGAAGTTTATCATTACCGATAAAATCTAATTTTTCGCCATCGCCAAAATCCACCTCTAAACGATATTTCGCATCAGAGCTAAAGAAATGGCGATCTATCTGCACATCTTTAAGCTCAATATTTGCCCCAAATTCACCACTAAGTTGTTTAAGTTGATTATTTGCTTGTACCACTAAATCTTGATATTTCTCCTCAACTTGTTTACCTGTATACCAACTACCACCAACTACAACTACACCGATAACTGTGACTACTGAAAGGGCAATTTTGCTTAATTTCATAGTTTTCCTTAATATATTAAAAAATAGTTATTTCTGTCATTTAGATTACCATTTTTTGGAATTTGTTCAACTTTAAAAATAGATGTCAGATTTCTAAGAAATATTGGGGCAGTTAGATTATCTGCCCCAATAAATATTATAATTGCAAAATTATTTGAAATTATAACCGCTTGCTATTCTCTTCTGCTTGCTTCTTTCATTGCTTTAACAAACTCACCCAGTTCTTTCAGTAAATTTGCTTGGTTAGCTAAATTCCGCTCAATGATTTTCACAATGGCGGAACCTGAAATTGCCCCATCGCAGCCTAACGCTAGGGCTTCTCTCACTTGCTCTGGTTTGGCGATGCCGAAGCCTTGCAAAATTGGAGCGGAATTTGACCGCTTTAAGCCTTCCACCAAATTGTCTAAATTGCTGGCGTGGGCTTGGTTTTCCGCACTGGTGACGCCTGCTCGGGAAACTAAATAGGTGTAACCCTCGGTAAGCTTGGCAATACGTTCGATTGTGTTTTGGTCAGCATTCGGTGGGCAGATAA is from Mannheimia varigena and encodes:
- the cysD gene encoding sulfate adenylyltransferase subunit CysD produces the protein MSVNNKIENGHLDWLEAESIHIIREVVAECSNPALLFSGGKDSVVLLALARKAFQLEGRELVLPFPLVHIDTGHNYPEVIQFRDEQVAKLKAKLVVGHVENSIAKGTVVLRKETDSRNAAQAVTLLETIEAQGFDALMGGARRDEEKARAKERIFSFRDEFGQWDPKAQRPELWSLYNAKLHKGENMRVFPISNWTELDIWQYIERENLELPSIYYAHEREVVERNGLLVPVTPLTPKQVSEESKLVSVRFRTVGDISCTCPVASTAATPADIIKETAVAEISERSATRMDDRTSESAMEQRKKQGYF
- a CDS encoding assimilatory sulfite reductase (NADPH) flavoprotein subunit, coding for MTNTTDIPLSPDLEHLIQGLDNLQLAWLSGYAWAKAKDGSNDFTVPVQNQTSEVAKALKVTVLSASQTGNAKLVANKLTETLNTAGVTAVHHSLSNYKAKNISDEDIVILVTSTQGDGEPPEEGMVLYKFLNGKKAPKLDRLQFAVLGLGDSSYPNFCQAGKDFDSQLAKLGASRLLDRTDADLEFQTTTDSWIEHITAVLKEKSTQKSVAITSSTQKTAVVSSKFMKENPFPATLLTNQRITDSTAQKDVRHLEFDLSGSNLTYQAGDALGVWFDNDPELVQAFLNAVGLNGEEEVIVAEQTRSLRSALLTYLDLTKASLPFVKSYAEFANNPELTDIVADNDKVANLIATRAIIDIIEQYPTTLKAEQLVSLLRPLTPRLYSISSSQSEVGDEVHLSVGVVRFEHNGKVRSGAASSYLADRVEEDGTVRVFVEHNDNFRLPQDNTKPIIMIGSGTGIAPYRAFLQQRANDDASGQNWLIFGNQHFTKDFLYQTEWQQFKKDGYLHKYSFAWSRDQAEKIYVQDKIRENAEAIWAWLQEGAYVYVCGDATRMAKDVEQALLDVIEQQGKFSRDDAEEYLSELAEAKRYQRDIY
- the cysI gene encoding assimilatory sulfite reductase (NADPH) hemoprotein subunit is translated as MTKKEQKGLEWKAKPLSDNERLKTESNYLRGTILQDLEDQLSGGFTGDNFQLIRFHGMYEQDDRDIRAERLDQKLEPLKFMMLRCRLPGGIIKPEQWIEIDKFAREHNHYQSIRLTNRQTFQYHGVPKTKLQDVHRLLHKLGLDSIATAADMNRNVLCSSNPVESELHQEAYEWAKRISEHLLPRTRGYLDVWIDGKKIESSEDLLKLQEDEPILGKTYLPRKYKTAVALPPLNDVDLYSNDMNFVGIKDEKTGKLAGFNVLVGGGLSFEHGNTKTYPNIALELGFVPVEHTLKAAECVVTTQRDFGNRADRKNARVRYTVQNMSLDGFRAEVEERMGFKFEPSRPFEFTERGDRIGWVKGIDNKWHLTCFVESGRLVDTPEFPLMTGMLEIAKVHKGDFRITANQNIIIANVAKEDKAQIENIARQYGLMRDITKLRENAMSCVAFPTCPLAMAEAERILPAFIDELDKILADHSVSDETIVTRITGCPNGCGRAMLAEIGLVGKAVGRYNLHLGGNIAGTRIPRLYRENITLTEILNELDPLIGQWAKERETNEAFGDFVIRKGIITPVINPVVDFWDASKAIIPTQAI
- a CDS encoding YdgA family protein is translated as MKLSKIALSVVTVIGVVVVGGSWYTGKQVEEKYQDLVVQANNQLKQLSGEFGANIELKDVQIDRHFFSSDAKYRLEVDFGDGEKLDFIGNDKLHHGPLPLNRLAKLNLAPVMMSAESKLQAPEPFKKLMGEHIGSGVANISYSGDVKGHFDVSPIKYSDETGVLETTPIKMQYSYDQKAKGIDSSVELDNVKVTAEELDLQIQGVSYEMQTENNENYPHLTLGKGNGKVKAIEFKSKEGELSQIKDIVVKGDSLLKGDRVVSTGDLEAASFNIEGVEMGKLKMDMAYDFDAKLTNDITPLLSRPEGFEDPQTTELLMQLLAKSVKFHLNNFSLENGKGKVDLALLLNIAQIDPQNIGNTQEVLKALSTSKFTSNINRQYAEDIIRQISMVKEKLSEEEAKAAAKQQVDAIFLNAGAEQYGLRKVDENNVKIELSIKNEKLILNGRELTEDEIQMALFVIMMGAGSLGQ